Proteins encoded together in one Kitasatospora albolonga window:
- a CDS encoding protease, with the protein MATTDLGDRRILAIVTNYGVEQDELVVPVKHLRDHGAQVRVAAVSDEEIRTLVGDRDPGETVRPDLTLADVDPAAYDLLLVPGGTLNADTLRLQDATTRIVSSFAASGRPVAAICHGPWALVEGGYVRGKTLTSYASLKTDITNAGGSWVDKPVVRDDEGGWPLITSRDPGDLEDFLGEIDAVLTGA; encoded by the coding sequence ATGGCCACCACCGATCTCGGCGACCGCCGGATTCTGGCGATCGTCACCAACTACGGGGTCGAGCAGGACGAACTCGTCGTCCCCGTGAAGCACCTGCGCGACCACGGGGCACAGGTGAGGGTGGCGGCGGTCTCCGACGAGGAGATCCGCACCCTCGTGGGCGACCGCGACCCCGGTGAGACCGTACGGCCCGACCTCACCCTGGCCGACGTCGACCCCGCCGCGTACGACCTCCTGCTCGTCCCGGGCGGCACGCTCAACGCCGACACCTTGCGCCTCCAGGACGCCACCACCCGGATCGTCAGCTCGTTCGCGGCCTCGGGCAGGCCCGTCGCGGCGATCTGCCACGGCCCGTGGGCGCTGGTCGAGGGAGGCTATGTGCGGGGCAAGACCCTGACCTCGTACGCCTCGCTGAAGACCGACATCACCAACGCGGGCGGCTCCTGGGTCGACAAGCCGGTGGTCCGCGACGACGAGGGCGGCTGGCCGCTGATCACCTCCCGGGACCCCGGCGACCTGGAGGACTTCCTCGGCGAGATCGACGCGGTGCTCACCGGGGCCTGA
- a CDS encoding carboxylate--amine ligase: MITEGVGAVVRTVGVEEELLLVDPESGEARALSTAVLARAEQDAEGESAFEPELHRQQLEFATHPCRDMAEIADAVHRWRAEASRHAADVGASVAALATSPLPVSPTIGAGERYRWMAERYGLTAQEQLTCGCHVHVSVESDEEGVAVLDRVRCWLPVLLALTANSPFWQGQDTRYASYRSRVWGRWPSAGPVELHGSAERYHEQVAALVSTGVLKDEGMVYFDARLSRSYPTVEVRIADVCLDPADTVLLAALTRALVETAAREWRAGEPPQDTEVALVRVASWQAARSGIDDRLIHPRTLRPEPAADVLRALLAHVRDALEDSGDLKAAQKALTALERRGSGARVQRELLERTGSLRDTVAECVRITGG; this comes from the coding sequence ATGATCACCGAAGGGGTGGGCGCAGTGGTACGGACCGTGGGCGTCGAGGAAGAACTGCTGCTGGTCGACCCGGAGAGCGGGGAGGCACGTGCCCTCTCCACCGCCGTGCTGGCCCGCGCCGAGCAGGACGCGGAGGGGGAGTCGGCCTTCGAGCCGGAACTGCACCGCCAGCAGCTGGAGTTCGCCACGCACCCCTGCCGCGACATGGCCGAGATCGCCGACGCGGTGCACCGGTGGCGCGCCGAGGCGAGCCGCCACGCCGCCGACGTGGGCGCCTCGGTGGCGGCCCTGGCGACCTCACCGCTGCCGGTCAGCCCCACGATCGGGGCGGGGGAGCGCTACCGCTGGATGGCCGAGCGCTACGGGCTGACCGCCCAGGAGCAGCTGACCTGCGGATGCCACGTCCATGTGTCGGTCGAGTCCGACGAGGAAGGGGTCGCGGTCCTCGACCGGGTGCGCTGCTGGCTGCCGGTCCTGCTCGCCCTGACCGCCAACTCCCCCTTCTGGCAGGGGCAGGACACCCGGTACGCCAGCTACCGCAGCCGGGTGTGGGGCCGGTGGCCCTCGGCCGGGCCCGTGGAACTCCACGGCTCCGCCGAGCGCTACCACGAGCAGGTCGCGGCCCTCGTCTCCACCGGAGTCCTCAAGGACGAGGGGATGGTCTACTTCGACGCGCGCCTCTCGCGCAGCTACCCCACAGTGGAAGTCAGGATCGCGGACGTCTGCCTGGACCCGGCGGACACCGTCCTGCTGGCCGCACTGACCCGGGCGCTGGTGGAGACGGCCGCGCGGGAGTGGCGGGCCGGGGAACCGCCCCAGGACACCGAGGTGGCCCTGGTGCGGGTGGCGTCCTGGCAGGCGGCCCGCTCCGGCATCGACGACCGGCTCATCCACCCCCGCACCCTGCGGCCCGAGCCCGCCGCCGACGTGCTCCGGGCGCTGCTGGCACATGTGCGGGACGCCCTGGAGGACAGCGGCGACCTCAAGGCGGCGCAGAAGGCGCTGACCGCCCTGGAGCGGCGCGGCAGCGGGGCCCGGGTCCAGCGCGAACTGCTGGAGCGGACCGGCAGCCTCCGCGACACCGTCGCGGAGTGCGTCCGCATCACCGGCGGATGA
- a CDS encoding hydrogenase maturation nickel metallochaperone HypA → MHELSIAMAVVEQVDDALRERGAERVPVRSLTLRVGELSGVVPEALDFSFGVAAEGTVLADARLLIETVEGRARCGSCGRDTATGMPPDLWCGPCSRAMNLTGGRELEIARVVLDDVRPDDAGERHGDDDAPGVTGAQADAAADAPARDKEASHVPHR, encoded by the coding sequence GTGCATGAGCTGTCGATCGCGATGGCCGTCGTCGAGCAGGTCGACGACGCGCTGCGGGAGCGCGGCGCGGAACGGGTCCCGGTCCGGTCGCTGACCCTGCGGGTCGGGGAGCTGTCCGGGGTGGTGCCCGAGGCGCTGGACTTCTCCTTCGGCGTGGCGGCCGAGGGCACTGTGCTGGCGGACGCCCGGCTGCTGATCGAGACTGTTGAGGGAAGGGCCCGCTGCGGGAGCTGCGGCCGGGACACCGCGACCGGGATGCCCCCGGACCTGTGGTGCGGCCCCTGCTCACGGGCGATGAACCTGACCGGCGGGCGCGAACTGGAGATCGCCCGGGTCGTCCTGGACGACGTCCGCCCGGATGACGCCGGGGAACGGCACGGGGACGACGACGCACCGGGCGTGACCGGCGCGCAGGCCGACGCCGCCGCCGACGCCCCCGCCCGGGACAAGGAGGCGAGCCATGTGCCGCACCGTTGA
- a CDS encoding carbamoyltransferase HypF, whose amino-acid sequence MTTPTPQDRTRRHLTVRGAVQGVGFRPFVYTLAEEYGLTGWVTNDADGVRTEVEGPAAAVDAFTDAIGTRAPPLAVVESVEPRPVPALNDGSGFTIRPSASGTGRTLIPPDTATCDACFTELADPAGRRHRHPFITCTHCGPRFTVVTGLPYDRPRTTMAGFPMCPDCAREYADPADRRFHAQPIACPACGPRLTLCRQDGSEALHDGDALTAARRLLAEGAVLAVKGIGGYHLACDAGDPAAVRTLRKRKNRGGKPFAVLADSLETVHRLAHVDDAERALLTGPRKPVVLLRRRTPSAGVAPGVAPGSPDLGVMLPYTPLHRLLLGLPGDPPGPPVLVMTSGNRSGEPIVTDDAEALTRLDGLADAWLRHDRPIHVPCDDSVVRICAGAELPVRRSRGYAPLPLALPLPVVPALAVGGDLKNTFCAADDRYAWLSAHVGDMDDLATLTAFAKATDHLTGLTTVTPRLLIADRHPGYRSTQWARRTAEARGLPLRQVQHHHAHVASTMAEHGLDGTAPVIGIAFDGTGYGDDGAVWGGEVLIADYDGFQRFAHLRYVPLPGGDAAVRNPYRMALSHLRAAGVPWADGLPCAAIAPPGERKLLERQLECGLNCVPTSSMGRLFDAVSSLAGVCHRVEYEAEAAMRLENAALDDGAPGSGDDGRERAYGFILGAEPGGPELPLTADPAPVLAAAAEDVLGGVPAPAVARRFHRAVTGLVRDVCAAARRRTGIATVALTGGVFCNALLTEGCSAGLEEDGFTVLRHRKVPPNDGGLALGQLMVAARTKE is encoded by the coding sequence ATGACCACGCCGACCCCGCAGGACCGCACCCGCCGCCACCTCACCGTGCGCGGCGCGGTCCAAGGGGTCGGCTTCCGCCCGTTCGTCTACACCCTGGCCGAGGAGTACGGGCTCACCGGCTGGGTCACCAACGACGCCGACGGCGTCCGTACGGAGGTCGAGGGCCCGGCCGCCGCCGTGGACGCCTTCACCGACGCCATCGGCACCCGAGCGCCCCCGCTCGCCGTCGTGGAATCGGTCGAACCGCGCCCGGTGCCCGCCCTCAACGACGGCTCGGGCTTCACCATCCGCCCCTCCGCCTCGGGCACCGGCCGCACCCTGATCCCGCCGGACACCGCGACCTGCGACGCCTGCTTCACCGAGCTCGCGGACCCGGCCGGCCGGCGCCACCGCCACCCGTTCATCACGTGCACCCACTGCGGCCCCCGGTTCACCGTCGTCACCGGCCTCCCCTACGACCGGCCCCGCACCACCATGGCGGGCTTCCCCATGTGCCCGGACTGCGCCCGTGAGTACGCCGACCCCGCCGACCGCCGCTTCCACGCCCAGCCGATCGCCTGCCCGGCCTGCGGCCCCCGCCTCACCCTGTGCCGCCAGGACGGCTCGGAAGCGCTCCACGACGGTGACGCGCTCACGGCGGCGCGGCGGCTGCTGGCGGAGGGCGCGGTCCTCGCGGTGAAGGGGATCGGCGGCTACCACCTGGCCTGCGACGCGGGCGACCCCGCCGCCGTACGCACCCTGCGCAAGCGCAAGAACCGGGGCGGCAAGCCCTTCGCCGTCCTCGCGGACTCCCTGGAGACCGTCCACCGCCTCGCCCACGTGGACGACGCCGAACGCGCGCTCCTCACCGGCCCCCGTAAACCGGTCGTCCTCCTGCGGCGCCGTACACCGTCCGCGGGCGTGGCTCCAGGTGTCGCGCCCGGCAGCCCGGACCTGGGCGTGATGCTCCCGTACACCCCGTTGCACCGCCTGCTCCTCGGCCTGCCCGGCGACCCGCCCGGACCGCCCGTCCTCGTGATGACCAGCGGGAACCGCTCCGGCGAGCCGATCGTCACCGACGACGCGGAGGCCCTGACCCGGCTCGACGGCCTGGCCGACGCCTGGCTCCGGCACGACCGGCCCATCCACGTGCCGTGCGACGACTCGGTGGTCCGGATCTGCGCGGGGGCCGAGCTGCCGGTACGCCGCTCGCGCGGATACGCCCCGCTGCCGCTCGCCCTCCCGCTGCCCGTGGTCCCGGCCCTCGCGGTGGGCGGCGACCTGAAGAACACCTTCTGCGCCGCCGACGACCGCTACGCCTGGCTCTCCGCCCACGTCGGGGACATGGACGACCTCGCCACCCTCACCGCCTTCGCGAAGGCCACCGACCACCTCACCGGTCTCACCACCGTCACCCCGCGCCTCCTCATCGCCGACCGCCACCCCGGCTACCGCTCCACCCAGTGGGCCCGCCGCACCGCCGAGGCCCGCGGCCTTCCCCTGCGCCAGGTCCAGCACCACCACGCCCACGTCGCCTCCACCATGGCCGAGCACGGGCTCGACGGCACCGCCCCCGTCATCGGGATCGCCTTCGACGGCACCGGGTACGGCGACGACGGGGCGGTCTGGGGCGGCGAGGTGCTCATCGCGGACTACGACGGCTTCCAGCGGTTCGCCCACCTCCGCTACGTCCCCCTGCCCGGCGGTGACGCGGCCGTCCGCAACCCGTACCGGATGGCGCTCTCCCATCTGCGCGCCGCCGGAGTGCCGTGGGCCGACGGACTGCCGTGCGCCGCCATCGCCCCGCCCGGCGAACGGAAGCTCCTGGAGAGGCAGTTGGAGTGCGGACTGAACTGCGTCCCCACCTCCAGCATGGGCCGCCTCTTCGACGCGGTCTCCTCGCTCGCGGGCGTCTGCCACCGGGTGGAGTACGAGGCCGAGGCCGCCATGCGCCTGGAGAATGCGGCGCTGGACGACGGGGCCCCCGGCTCCGGCGACGACGGGCGCGAACGCGCGTACGGGTTCATCCTGGGAGCAGAGCCGGGCGGGCCGGAACTCCCCCTGACCGCCGACCCGGCCCCGGTCCTGGCCGCCGCAGCCGAGGACGTCCTCGGCGGGGTCCCGGCCCCGGCCGTGGCCCGCCGCTTCCACCGGGCGGTGACCGGCCTCGTCCGTGACGTGTGCGCGGCGGCCCGGCGGCGCACGGGCATCGCCACCGTGGCCCTGACCGGAGGTGTGTTCTGCAACGCCCTGCTGACGGAGGGCTGTTCGGCCGGCCTGGAGGAGGACGGCTTCACCGTACTGCGACACCGCAAGGTGCCCCCCAACGACGGCGGGCTCGCGCTCGGACAGCTGATGGTCGCCGCCCGGACGAAGGAGTGA
- a CDS encoding cold shock domain protein CspD: MASGTVKWFNSEKGFGFIAQDGGGPDVFAHYSNINSTGFRELQEGQAVTFDITQGQKGPQAENITAA; encoded by the coding sequence ATGGCCAGCGGAACCGTCAAGTGGTTCAACTCGGAAAAGGGCTTCGGCTTCATCGCGCAGGACGGCGGCGGCCCCGACGTCTTCGCGCACTACTCCAACATCAACTCCACCGGCTTCCGTGAGCTCCAGGAAGGCCAGGCGGTGACCTTCGACATCACCCAGGGCCAGAAGGGCCCGCAGGCGGAGAACATCACCGCCGCCTGA
- a CDS encoding hydrogenase expression protein HypE → MDAPTATTADTDVLDTPQEDPTVHILWINAGLSCDGDSVSLTAATQPSIEELALGALPGLPKVAVHWPLIDYECGPVEGADNFVEWFFKADRGELEPFVLVVEGSIPNERIKPEGYWCGFGDDPDTGQPITTSEWLDRLTPKALAVVAIGTCATYGGIHAMEGNPTGAMGVPDYLGWEWKSKAGIPIVCIPGCPVHPDNASETLLYLLYQAAGAAPMIPLDEELRPTWLFGATVHEGCDRAGYYEQGQFADEYGSPQCLVKLGCWGPVVKCNVPKRGWINGVGGCPNVGGICIGCTMPGFPDKFMPFMDEPPGGHVSAAASGVYGSVIRRLRHFTEKTADKEPKWRTKTETIKTGYRPPW, encoded by the coding sequence ATGGACGCCCCGACCGCCACTACGGCCGACACGGACGTACTGGACACACCTCAGGAAGACCCGACCGTTCACATTCTGTGGATCAACGCGGGGCTGAGCTGCGACGGGGACTCCGTCTCCCTGACCGCCGCCACCCAGCCGAGCATCGAGGAGCTCGCGCTCGGCGCCCTGCCAGGACTGCCCAAGGTCGCCGTCCACTGGCCCCTCATCGACTACGAGTGCGGGCCCGTCGAAGGCGCCGACAACTTCGTGGAATGGTTCTTCAAGGCCGACCGGGGCGAGCTGGAACCCTTCGTCCTGGTGGTCGAGGGCTCCATACCGAACGAGCGCATCAAGCCCGAGGGCTACTGGTGCGGCTTCGGCGACGACCCCGACACCGGCCAGCCGATCACCACCAGCGAATGGCTCGACCGGCTCACCCCCAAGGCCCTCGCGGTCGTCGCGATCGGCACCTGCGCCACCTACGGCGGCATCCACGCGATGGAGGGCAACCCGACCGGGGCGATGGGCGTACCGGACTATCTGGGCTGGGAGTGGAAGTCCAAGGCGGGCATCCCGATCGTCTGCATCCCCGGCTGCCCCGTCCACCCCGACAACGCCTCCGAGACCCTGCTCTACCTGCTCTACCAGGCCGCGGGCGCCGCGCCCATGATCCCGCTGGACGAGGAGCTGCGGCCCACCTGGCTGTTCGGCGCCACCGTCCACGAGGGCTGCGACCGGGCCGGCTACTACGAACAGGGCCAGTTCGCCGACGAGTACGGCTCCCCGCAGTGCCTGGTCAAGCTCGGCTGCTGGGGCCCGGTCGTCAAGTGCAACGTCCCCAAGCGCGGCTGGATCAACGGCGTCGGCGGCTGCCCGAACGTCGGCGGGATCTGCATCGGCTGCACCATGCCGGGCTTCCCCGACAAGTTCATGCCGTTCATGGACGAGCCGCCCGGCGGCCATGTCTCGGCGGCGGCCAGCGGTGTCTACGGCTCCGTCATCCGGCGGCTGCGGCACTTCACGGAGAAGACGGCCGACAAGGAACCGAAGTGGCGGACGAAGACCGAGACCATCAAGACCGGCTACCGGCCGCCCTGGTGA
- a CDS encoding hydrogenase, with the protein MATATGKPAVDADGLMEMSWDPITRIVGSLGIHTKIDFAAKRVAECYSTSSIFRGYSIFMKGKDPRDAHFITSRICGICGDNHATCSVYAQNMAYGVAPPHLGEWIINLGEAAEYMFDHNIFQENLVGVDYCERMVRETNPGVLELATRTEAPHAADHGYRTIADIMRSLNPLEGEFYREALQVSRYTREMFCLMEGRHVHPSTLYPGGVGTVATIQLFTDYLTRLTRYVEFMKRVVPLHDDLFDFFYEALPGYEEVGRRRVLLGCWGALNDPAYCDFTYANMADWGRRMFVTPGVVVDGELVTNSLVDINLGLRILLGSSYYEDWAGMGKFVERDPLGNELDERHPWNQHTIPAPQKRDFDDKYSWVMSPRWFDGTDHLALDTGGGPIARLWSTALSGLVDIGYIKATGHSVEINLPRTMTKPEMALEWKIPQWSNALERNRARTYFQAYAAAAALHFAEQAMEEVRAGRTQTWEQFDVPDESIGCGFTEAVRGVLSHHMVIRDGKIANYHPYPPTPWNGSVRDSYGTPGPYEDAVQNTPIFEENPPENFKGIDIMRAVRSFDPCLPCGVHMYVGGGRTVEETHMPTGLSGLAGG; encoded by the coding sequence ATGGCGACTGCGACCGGCAAACCCGCCGTCGACGCTGACGGCCTCATGGAGATGTCGTGGGACCCGATCACGCGCATCGTCGGCAGCCTCGGCATCCACACCAAGATCGACTTCGCCGCGAAGCGGGTCGCCGAGTGCTACAGCACCTCGTCGATCTTCCGCGGGTACAGCATCTTCATGAAGGGCAAGGACCCGCGCGACGCCCACTTCATCACCAGCCGTATCTGCGGCATCTGCGGCGACAACCACGCCACCTGTTCCGTCTACGCGCAGAACATGGCGTACGGGGTCGCGCCCCCGCACCTCGGTGAGTGGATCATCAACCTCGGCGAGGCCGCCGAGTACATGTTCGACCACAACATCTTCCAGGAGAACCTGGTCGGCGTGGACTACTGCGAACGCATGGTCCGCGAGACCAACCCCGGCGTCCTCGAACTCGCGACACGCACCGAGGCCCCGCACGCCGCCGACCACGGCTACCGCACCATCGCCGACATCATGCGCTCCCTGAACCCGCTGGAGGGCGAGTTCTACCGCGAGGCGCTCCAGGTCAGCCGCTACACCCGGGAGATGTTCTGCCTGATGGAGGGCCGCCACGTGCACCCCTCCACGCTCTACCCCGGTGGCGTCGGCACGGTGGCGACCATCCAGCTCTTCACCGACTACCTCACCCGCCTCACCCGCTACGTGGAGTTCATGAAGCGGGTCGTCCCGCTCCACGACGACCTCTTCGACTTCTTCTACGAGGCGCTGCCCGGGTACGAGGAGGTCGGCCGCAGGCGCGTCCTGCTCGGCTGCTGGGGCGCCCTCAACGACCCCGCGTACTGCGACTTCACGTACGCCAACATGGCCGACTGGGGCCGCAGGATGTTCGTCACCCCCGGCGTCGTGGTGGACGGCGAGCTCGTCACCAACAGCCTCGTCGACATCAACCTCGGCCTGCGCATCCTGCTCGGCTCCTCGTACTACGAGGACTGGGCGGGCATGGGCAAGTTCGTGGAGCGCGACCCGCTCGGCAACGAGCTGGACGAACGCCACCCCTGGAACCAGCACACCATTCCGGCCCCGCAGAAACGGGACTTCGACGACAAGTACAGCTGGGTCATGTCCCCGCGCTGGTTCGACGGCACCGACCACCTCGCCCTGGACACCGGCGGCGGCCCCATCGCCCGCCTCTGGTCCACGGCCCTGTCCGGACTTGTCGACATCGGCTACATCAAGGCCACCGGCCACAGCGTCGAGATCAACCTCCCGCGCACCATGACCAAGCCGGAAATGGCCCTGGAGTGGAAGATCCCCCAGTGGTCCAACGCCCTCGAACGCAACCGGGCCCGCACCTACTTCCAGGCGTACGCGGCCGCCGCCGCCCTCCACTTCGCCGAACAGGCGATGGAGGAGGTCCGCGCCGGACGCACCCAGACCTGGGAGCAGTTCGACGTCCCCGACGAGTCGATCGGCTGCGGCTTCACCGAGGCCGTACGCGGCGTCCTCTCCCACCACATGGTCATCCGGGACGGGAAGATCGCCAACTACCACCCCTACCCGCCGACCCCCTGGAACGGCAGCGTCCGCGACAGCTACGGCACCCCCGGACCGTACGAGGACGCCGTCCAGAACACCCCCATCTTCGAGGAGAACCCGCCCGAGAACTTCAAGGGCATCGACATCATGCGGGCCGTCCGCAGCTTCGACCCGTGCCTGCCCTGCGGCGTCCACATGTACGTCGGCGGCGGCCGGACCGTCGAGGAGACCCATATGCCGACCGGGCTCAGCGGACTGGCGGGCGGCTGA
- a CDS encoding DUF5133 domain-containing protein, with product MLMAHPTVLRNLVEQYETLRLLHAESGSTEARQRMDDVAYTLCVSTGTGDVDSALVAARHRLPGARPEDDSILSA from the coding sequence ATGCTGATGGCCCACCCCACCGTGCTGCGCAATCTCGTCGAGCAGTACGAGACCCTGCGTCTGCTGCACGCGGAGAGCGGCTCCACCGAGGCACGGCAGCGCATGGACGACGTCGCCTACACCCTGTGCGTCTCGACCGGCACGGGCGATGTCGACAGCGCCCTGGTCGCCGCCCGGCACCGGCTGCCGGGCGCCCGCCCCGAGGACGACTCCATCCTCTCGGCCTGA
- a CDS encoding protease — MTGTESPGRTLVAGVGNIFLQDDGFGVETVRRLGRLDPSRLPPGTELMDAGIRGVHLAYRLLEGYRTLVLVDLVSRGSPPGTLYTIDVGPHPPDSGHCPGPLDTHAMDPATVLGLLHDLHAGAGGTLPDEVYVVGCEPRDTGEGIGLSPPVAEAVGPAVDLVLGLVDRHATPVPQKN, encoded by the coding sequence ATGACCGGTACGGAGAGCCCCGGGCGCACGCTCGTCGCCGGGGTCGGCAACATCTTCCTCCAGGACGACGGCTTCGGGGTGGAGACCGTCCGGCGGCTCGGCCGTCTCGACCCCTCCCGTCTGCCGCCCGGGACCGAGCTGATGGACGCCGGTATCCGCGGGGTGCACCTCGCCTACCGGCTCCTGGAGGGCTACCGCACCCTCGTCCTGGTCGACCTGGTGAGCCGGGGCTCCCCGCCCGGCACGCTGTACACGATCGACGTCGGGCCGCACCCCCCGGACAGCGGACACTGCCCCGGCCCGCTCGACACCCACGCGATGGACCCCGCCACCGTGCTCGGCCTGCTGCACGACCTGCACGCCGGAGCGGGCGGCACCCTCCCCGATGAGGTGTACGTCGTCGGCTGCGAGCCCCGGGACACGGGGGAGGGGATCGGGCTCAGCCCGCCCGTCGCGGAGGCGGTGGGCCCCGCGGTGGACCTGGTGCTCGGCCTGGTGGACCGGCACGCCACCCCCGTACCGCAGAAGAACTGA
- a CDS encoding hydrogenase accessory protein HypB: MCRTVDLHQAVLAKNDTNAVELRRTLDDRGTTAVNLMSSPGSGKTALLEALLSRAAAGGTPAAAVTADLATENDATRLARSGAPVRQILTDGLCHLEAGMLRGELEGWLPEETRLLFVENVGNLVCPASYDLGETVRIALASVTEGEDKPVKYPAAFGLAHLVVITKTDLAEAVEFRREDFLRGVQQVNPGVPVIETSARTGEGVDALLAHVLRAADGRETHTPVLARQHEKHLHHHHDDDPVADHTHAPAGAADHSHAPAGVPDHSHAPAGVPDHSHAPAGTPR; the protein is encoded by the coding sequence ATGTGCCGCACCGTTGACCTGCACCAGGCCGTGCTGGCGAAGAACGACACCAACGCGGTGGAGCTGCGCCGCACCCTGGACGACCGCGGCACCACGGCCGTCAACCTCATGTCCAGCCCCGGCAGCGGCAAGACGGCCCTGCTGGAGGCGCTGCTGTCCCGGGCCGCCGCCGGGGGCACCCCGGCCGCCGCCGTCACCGCCGACCTCGCCACCGAGAACGACGCGACCCGGCTCGCCCGCTCCGGAGCCCCCGTACGGCAGATCCTCACCGACGGGCTCTGCCACCTGGAGGCCGGAATGCTCCGGGGCGAGCTGGAGGGGTGGCTGCCCGAGGAGACCCGGCTGCTGTTCGTCGAGAACGTCGGCAACCTCGTCTGCCCCGCCTCCTACGACCTCGGCGAGACCGTGCGCATCGCGCTCGCCTCGGTGACCGAGGGCGAGGACAAACCGGTGAAGTACCCGGCGGCCTTCGGGCTCGCCCACCTGGTCGTGATCACCAAGACGGACCTCGCGGAAGCGGTGGAGTTCCGGCGCGAGGACTTCCTGAGGGGCGTCCAGCAGGTCAACCCGGGCGTCCCCGTCATCGAGACCTCAGCCAGGACCGGCGAGGGCGTCGACGCGCTCCTCGCCCATGTGCTGCGGGCGGCGGACGGCCGGGAGACACATACGCCGGTGCTCGCCCGGCAGCACGAGAAACACCTGCACCACCACCACGACGACGATCCTGTCGCCGACCACACGCACGCACCCGCCGGAGCCGCCGACCACTCCCACGCACCCGCCGGAGTTCCCGACCACTCCCACGCACCCGCCGGAGTTCCCGACCACTCCCACGCACCCGCCGGAACCCCACGATGA
- a CDS encoding hydrogenase formation protein HypD — protein MKYLDEFSDPVLAERLFDDIRALTTRPWSLMEVCGGQTHSIIRHGIDQLLPDEIRLIHGPGCPVCVTPLEIIDKALEIASRPDVIFCSFGDMLRVPGSGRDLFQVKSEGADVRVVYSPLDALRIAQENPEKQVVFFGIGFETTAPPNAMTVYQAKKLSIPNFSLLVSHVRVPPAIDAIMNSPDCQVQAFLAAGHVCTVMGTREYPDLAARHEVPIVVTGFEPLDILEGIRRAVRQLETGEHTVENAYPRAVNEQGSPAAQKMLADVFEVTDRSWRGIGMIPRSGWRLSPKYREYDAEYRFSVTGIETEESTVCRSGEVLQGLIKPHECAVFGKECTPRNPLGATMVSSEGACAAYYLYRRLEAPTVNAPAANTPAKEASSVG, from the coding sequence ATGAAGTATCTCGATGAATTCAGCGACCCGGTCCTCGCGGAGCGGCTCTTCGACGACATCCGGGCGCTCACCACCCGGCCCTGGTCCCTGATGGAGGTCTGCGGCGGACAGACGCACTCGATCATCCGCCACGGCATCGACCAGCTGCTCCCCGACGAGATCCGGCTGATCCACGGCCCCGGCTGTCCCGTCTGCGTCACCCCGCTGGAGATCATCGACAAGGCCCTGGAGATCGCCTCCCGCCCCGATGTGATCTTCTGCTCCTTCGGTGACATGCTCCGGGTCCCGGGCAGCGGCCGCGACCTGTTCCAGGTCAAGAGCGAGGGCGCGGACGTCCGGGTGGTCTACTCGCCGCTCGACGCCCTGCGCATCGCCCAGGAGAACCCGGAGAAGCAGGTCGTCTTCTTCGGCATCGGCTTCGAGACCACCGCCCCGCCCAACGCGATGACGGTCTACCAGGCGAAGAAGCTCTCCATCCCCAACTTCAGCCTGCTGGTCTCCCACGTACGGGTGCCTCCGGCGATCGACGCGATCATGAACTCGCCGGACTGCCAGGTACAGGCGTTCCTCGCCGCCGGTCACGTCTGCACGGTCATGGGCACCCGGGAGTACCCGGACCTCGCCGCCCGGCACGAGGTGCCCATCGTGGTCACCGGCTTCGAGCCGCTGGACATCCTCGAAGGCATCCGGCGCGCGGTGCGGCAGCTGGAGACCGGCGAGCACACCGTCGAGAACGCCTATCCGCGCGCGGTCAACGAACAGGGCTCCCCGGCCGCGCAGAAGATGCTGGCCGATGTCTTCGAGGTCACCGACCGCTCCTGGCGCGGTATCGGGATGATCCCGCGGAGCGGCTGGCGGCTGTCGCCGAAGTACCGGGAGTACGACGCCGAGTACCGGTTCTCCGTCACCGGCATCGAGACCGAGGAGTCCACGGTCTGCCGCAGCGGCGAAGTCCTCCAGGGGCTGATCAAGCCGCACGAGTGCGCCGTGTTCGGCAAGGAGTGCACCCCGCGCAACCCGCTGGGCGCCACGATGGTCTCCAGCGAGGGCGCGTGCGCAGCGTACTACCTGTACCGGCGGCTCGAAGCCCCGACGGTGAACGCCCCGGCGGCCAACACCCCGGCCAAGGAGGCGAGTTCCGTTGGCTGA